The sequence AGGCTAACAGAAGAGATTCACGATTGGCAATGCTATATGAAATAGAACACGATAGGTTGCAAAACATAAAACTGAACAATAAATCTCACCATCCAAATTCCATCCTTCAAAACACAGAACAGAAAAGATTTcaagctttttttttcaaaaacaataaccaaaaaaattgcACAAGAGTAAACTCTTTTAAATCTTCAATGTCAAAGCATCAATATAAAACTCATCTATTCGaatcaaactattttttttacgtttgtatttcttatttttccTCGATATTTATATTGTACACATATATTAAAAGAGGGGCgacagataccagaggaacagtcaaacataaatcgaaaataaacagacagCATCATGGctaaagacaaacagacaaatgatagtACACAAACttaacaacatagaaaactaacaagaaacccaccaaaaactggggggaTCTATATTAATCTATGTCTTGTTCTAAGTTATTCTCCTATGACGTAATCTTCAGATTGTTGAAGGTGCATGGTCACTATATGTTAGAAgaagtataaatttatttctattcCGTTATATTTGGAATTTCCCTATTCTATTTCTGTCTTTAGACTTGTGGTACAAGTTTGGCTAGTATGTAAATCAGAAGTGGTCTGATGTTACTGTTGTTTTCTGCACGAATATTTCGAGGGCGGTAGTACGGGTGGGGTTTTATAGGCATATATAAGTCCTGATTACGTTTGATTATTATCGATGTGCTCGAGTAACTTTGATAGACGAAGTTAACGTTAAGCTCTGCATAATATGTCCGAGGAAGGCTCCGACCATGATGAACGCCGTGCTACTACTCAACATGCTGAAAATAGTAACGAAACAGAGTTAAGTACGGACGGGGCTATTTCGCTTTTTACGTCAGCTTTAAACAATGCTTTAGAGAAGCAAAAACATTCCTTGATTAATCATTTCGAAGCTCGTTTAGGAAAAAGTGTTAAAGCAACCGGTGTCGATCAACCAGAATTTGTATTCCATAGTGAGGGAATTAAAGTGCAATATTCGTTTAATACCGAGCGTCTGGAGAGGCTTGCTGCCGTTGAAAGTTGTATAAAGCTTGGAAACGCTTCCGAAGTTAGTGAAATCATTTCCCAGGAAAAGGAAATCATCCGTAAGCGTAACAAAATTCTAAAGATAGCCGACAAGCATGGATGGGACACGGTTAAAGAATACTTGGATAGTCCGTTGGCCGACAATAAAGAAGATGCTAGTGATTTGCGTGCTGCTATTTCCAGGGCTTCTCGTAAAAGAAGTTCCAAGCCGTACAGTAAACCAGAATCTTCCAATAGTGGTTCCAGAAAAGGAGAATTCAATTCTAGGAGTTTTTTTTTCGTGGCCTTGGCCAAGTCAGTGATACCGAGTTCTCCAAAGCAGGCAAGTCAGAAAGTTACAAGTGTTTCTATTGTAACCAGCCCGGGCACTTTGCAAGGAACTGCCCCGAAAAAAGGATTCCTACAGCGACAGTTGGTGCAACAAAGTTCCAGGAACAGAACACAGGAAAGACCCAGTAACAAAACAGATACAGACATAGATGAAGTTGagtattgttttcaatttgttaacaaGTATGAGAAAAAATCTGgtcaaaatcttataaatgtgAAAGGAAATTTAAGAAAACATGCATTGTTTTGGAAAAATGTACTTAACGctaatgattttattatgaATGTTATTAATTTTGGTTATAGAATTCCTTTTCTGAGTGAACCACCGACTATTTTTCTAAGTAATAATAGATCCGCGTTAAAACACTCAGAATTTGTAGAAAATTCTATTGAAGAACTTTTAACTAAAGAATGTATAAAAGAAGTAAATCGACCATTTGTCGTTAATCCACTTACTGTGTCGGTAAATAGTACGGGTAAAGAAAGATTAGTCTTAGATTTGAGACATGTTAATAAATTTGTCGAgaaacaaaaagttaaatttgaagGGGTTAAAGAAGCTAtgacatttgtaaattttagcGGTTTTggatttaaatttgatttaaagtcTGGTTATCACCATATAGAAATTCACCCTgatcatcaaaaatatttaggaTTTTCTTGGCAATATGGTGATACAGTgcgttattttactttttcggTTTTGCCTTTTGGACTTTCATCAGCTGGTCATATATTTACCAAGACAGTACGTGTGTTAGTTAAATACTGGAGATCTTTAGGATTTCCCATGGTGGTTTATTTAGATGATGGTATGGGTACAGCAGAAAATTTTGATACATGTTTCGAATTATcgaaaacagtaaaaaatgatTTACTGCTTTCCGGTTTTATTGCTAATACAGAAAAGAGTGTCTGGGAACCAGTACAAAATATTGATTGGTTAGGTTTTGTTTGGAACTTTACATTGTACTTTAGAAATATCGCTTAAAAAATTATTTGCTTTAAAGCTGGTAATATCGAGCGTAGTAGATGGCAAAACTATTTTAACTTATAGATGTATTGCTAAAATATGTGGAAAAATCATTTCTATGATTCCTGCTCTTGGTAACGTTTGTCAAATGATGACGAAGCATATGCATATGCTAGTCTGTTGTAGATCTGCATGGAACGATGTCATCCCTATAAATGACAACATTTTGAAGGAACtaaaattttggtattttgaatGCGAGTCATTATCTTTCCAACGCATTGTACCTATTAATAGAATACCACAGCGTGTAATTTTCACTGACGCTAGTCAGTATGCCGGAGCAGGGTTTATAATGAATGATAAcaaaattgtacattttatgtttGATGGTCATGAAAGAAGCAAAAGTTCTACATGGAGAGAATTGAAAACTGTAGAAAAgaatatttcttcttttaaatCTGATTTAACAGGAAAATTTGTTAAACTTTATACAGATAACCAAAATGTAGTACAGATTGTTAAAAAGGGTAGCATGAAAGTAGAATTACAAGACATTGTTTTAAgcttatttcatatttgtttgtcaCATAATATTTTCTTGGATGTTGAATGGATACCTAGAGATAAAAATACTTATGCAGATTATCTGAGCAAAATTTTTGATTATGACGATTGGGGCGTTTCCtatcaaatttttatatattttgataaattatgggGACCATTCACATGCGATCGTTTTGCAGATtcgaaaaacaaaaaagtagaCTATTTTAACTCTAGATATTATTCACCGGATACTTCCGGGGTTGATGCTTTCGCATATGATTGGTCTGCTCATAATAACTGGTTAGTTCCACCAGTTTGTTTAGTTAGCAAGTGTTTAAATCACATGCGATTATGTAAAGCTAAAGGCACTTTAGTTGTACCTAAATGGCCATCAGCGTTATTTTGGCCTATCTTAGTGAATAGGTTTTCAGACAGATTTAAATCTTTTGTTATAGACTTTAGAGAGTATGTAAAACCTATgaactttttttacaaaaggttCACAAGAAAAGAGTATATTTGCACAGAGACCTTTTAACAGTAATGTATATGTTTTGTTGTTGGATTTCTCCAAGTATTGAGATTTATACATTGAATGTTGTATACAGACTGTAGTTGATTTAGTTTTCTGCGATGGTTATTTGCCGCAGTTATCAGATATGAGACTATATTCGAAagaatgttaaatttaacattgtgATGTTTTAACTGCAACAATTAGATATGTCATTGTTAACATTGTTGATTAATTGTTTATGAATACAGTGAGGGTTAATGccactgtatatatataagtatatgacTTTTTTAAATACTGTGAGGTTGAATGCCACAGTAAGTGTGCGAGGAAAATGCCGCATTCATTTGTTTGCGAGGAAAATGCCGCACTCATTTGTTTGCGAGGGAAATGCCGCATTCATTTGTTTGCGAGGGAAATGCCGCACTGGGTTGTTTGCGAGGGAAATGCCGCATTCATTTATAGTAGTAATGTTAATTATATTTACtttgtttatagttattacttggtattcattattatatttattttacagatcaATGGAAACAATTTGAGTGTTATGCCAATGATTCAAGATTTGCCAGTATCATACGAGATTTACCCTCTTTTGTCGAATCGTCTAGATCAAATTCTACAATTAAGAAATACAAGtgctattttaaaaagtttgaaaaatggtgtttcatTTTCACTTGAGTGTTTACCAGCGACAACTACTACGATTTCTATGTATATAGGTGGACTCATTCAACAGGGATCCAGTGTTGCGATTTAGATGCaagtttttattcaataaaatggTTTCATGACTTTAATTTCAAACATAATCCTTGTTCAGACAAATTCCTTGGTCTTATTTATGAAGGAGGAAGGAGATTGCTAAGTAAAcctataaacaaaaaagaaccTATTACGCCAGATATATTaaggaaaattgttttaaagttcGGAGATCataataatctaaaaaaatTGCGTGTAGTAGTATTATTTCTGTAAGGATTTTCTGGATTTTTGAGGTATAGTGAATTGGCTAACATTAAGATGAATAATATTGAGTTTCAAGTCAGTCATGTTAAAATTCGCATTGATAAAAGCAAAACTGATTTAAACAGAAGGGGTAATTCTGTTGTTATAGCTGCAACAGGTACAGATTTATGTCCAGTTTTTTGGTTAAATAAGTATATCAATTTAGCTGAATTGAGTAAAAATTCTGATAGCTATATTTTCAGAGCACTGTCTTTTATGAAATCGAAAGatgtttataaattatgtaatataaatagTCCATTGACCTATACCAGAGCGAGAGAAATTTTGTTAGAGAGTTTATCAGATATTGGTTTAGATAAGCTCAAGTTTGGGCTTCATAGTTTGAGAAGTGGTGGCGCTTCTACGGGGGCTcaatctaattgaaatgttgatctctgattacgttatactgcatatggctcaatctaattgaaatgttgatctctgattacgttatactgcatatggctcaatctaattgaaatgttgatctctgattacgttatactgcatatggctcaatctaattgaaatgttgatctctgattacgttatactgcatatggctcaatctaattgaaatgttgatctctgattacgttatactgcatatggctcaatctaattgaaatgttgatctctgattacgttatactgcatatggctcaatctaattgaaatgttgatctctgattacgttatactgcatatggctcaatctaattgaaatgttgatctctgattacgttatactgcatatggctcaatctaattgaaatgttgatctctgattacgttatactgcatatggctcaatctaattgaaatgttgatctctgattacgttatactgcatatggctcaatctaattgaaatgttgatctctgattacgttatactgcatatggctcaatctaattgaaatgttgatctctgattacgttatactgcatatggctcaatctaattgaaatgttgatctctgattacgttatactgcatatggctcaatctaattgaaatgttgatctctgattacgttatactgcatatggctcaatctaattgaaatgttgactgcatatgcagtataacgtaatcagagatcaacatttcaattagattgACGGGGGCTAATAGAGGAGTCTCTGATAGGTTACTTAAAGTCCACGGTAGATGGGCTTCTGATAAATCCAAAGATGGGTATAttaaagacaatttaaaatcTCAAATGGCTGTTTCCTTGAATCTTGGCATATAGTTCTCAAATTATTTATTCCTTTGTTTTATCGAAGTTACTGCGAGCAAACAAACCTAAATTATGACTTGTCTCTTATTTAGCCATGTATTTAgtatagaaatgttttaaattcggACGAATTCATGAAGgagaatttaaatttatttctattcCGTTATATTTGGAATTTCCCTATTCTATTTCTATCTTTAGACTTGTGGTACAAGTTTGGCTAGTATGTAAATCAGAAGTGGTCTGATGTTACTGTTGTTTTCTGCACGAATATTTCGAGGGCGGTAGTACGGGTGGGGTTTTATAGGCATATATAAGTCCTGATTACGTTTGATTATTATCGATGTGCTCGAGTAACTTTGATAGACGAAGTTAACGTTAAGCTCTGCATAATATATTACAGTTATGTTTGTATTGATATGTATTTAGAGGACATTGTGATTGTATATTGATGGAATTGtggtatatttttgtaatttgtaaaatgtttacaaGATATTAAATGTTGTTTCGCTGAGAAAATAAGAAAGTTACTGCGAGCAAACAAACCTAAATTATGACTTGTCTCTTATTTAGCCATGTATTTAgtatagaaatgttttaaattcggACGAATTCATGAGGGAGAATTTAAGAATAGAGAACAACGAGCAACATGCGCAGAAtaaatagcaataaaaaaaagaataaaggaAATTGGGGACGTAAAGAATAATAGAAAATTATGGGACGCTAACATATTATAAGAAAAGAGAAGTATGGGTAAAGAATATGTAAATGACGTACACATTCAAGCATACAGAAATGAAGGACTCCATATCGAGACCCTCATAAGATGCATGagtatagatataaatataaaacatggaTTCTTCATGTTACTGTGATAAATTTGAGACATAATATTCttgttaaagattttttttctgaaaatgactACAAAATGCAAAATAAGTTGCAACCATGCACTGGATGGTATTACTGAGGTGCTGTTTTggaaatctcaaccctccccctatacctctagccaatgatGAAAGGCAAACActtaacaatacgcacatttcaGTTCAAGACTGAGATGTCCGAGTCTGATGTTAGAAgatataaccaaagaaaataagcaaaatggcaataatacataaataacaacagactactagcagtatATGGTAAGCCGTTTTACTATTATTCTAACTTCaaaatatctcatataatatataagatatcttataaaatatataagatatcttatataatccagtttttataagatatcttataaactttagaagcaagccgttttactatttattctaACTTCCAGATAtctaatatacatgtagtttataagatatcttatatacatgtagtttataatatatcttataaagaaaattatatgagatatcttatatactatataagatatcttatatactatataagatatcttataaagaaaattatatgagatatcttataaactatataaaatatcttataaacaatataagatatcttatatactgtATGAGATATCATATATAGTTTATTAGATATCTTGAAGTAAGAATACATAGTAAAACGGATTGCcatactagcagttaactggcATGTCAGCTCCAGACttaaattaaactgattgaaagattatgatttcatcatataaagGTTGTTTTACTATTCATTGTAACTTtaagatatctaataaactttaaaagatatgttgttgtattatttaccaCTCCTTGATGGAAGTCGAATGATTTATGTTATGGATTTGATTTAATACCTATCTCtcaaaataatatcattatGGAGAACTTGTCAAATGCACATGACACATGAGACACTTTCAGTCAACAGAAATATTGGTAGTAACGTGTTTGGTCAGTTGTGTTTGCAGTTTATTCGCCATTCTAAAATCGGAACTAGCCTAAATTATCATGTTGAATGATGAAAACTTCTGCAACGGTTCAGggggaaatttattaaaatctgAATAATAAAGCCAAATTTTATGTTGAGGCGACAAaccttttctatataaataaatgtgaaaatacTACAACATCGAACTACATACTGGGTGTCCTCGACATGATTTTCAAATCTTACAGCTATACTGAATTTCGACAGTGGTTGCTGGACTTCGAACTGACACAACATTTAAAGTGATCGTTAAAACAACATGAATATTAGCATATCAATTTCATCTGGACAAATTGTTTTGGATTCCATTCTACAGTTTGTATTTTTCTTCTACTATTATTAGTTTTGATTTGGATGGTTGTTTCTTGTTTTACGTCTTATGTGTCAAAAACACATGgattaattatgtaataaagtataaaattatgtttagtAAAATCAGATTTCATTTGATATCGGTTGAACTGGTGGATCAGCCCAGTTTACCACTcaataatatgtaaaatatcCGCCCCTGATCATGTGTCCATTTGAAATTCGTAACTAATAACTTTTAATATTGTCTGCTTTGTGATGTAATTTTACATAGCCCTATTTTTATCACATGGCAGAATATTTAAACCACAGATTTTACAGATTTGAAAAtcaacttttttataaatattttagaaagaaaaaaaaaataataatgtacatgtatatacaaatgtgtTTTCGGGGGTtgtattaatattataaagttataaattattcatttatgaacatcttcaatatctaattttttttatggtacTGTAATtttagcttttctcatcacttggcgtccgtcgtcgtctgtcgccgttaacttgtacaataatattctcctctgaaactactgggccaaatattTAACGAAACTTGtatttggccacaatcattattggagtatttagtttaaaaatgtgttcggtgacccggtcaaccaaccaacatCCTTTAATGAGtttttgccctttatagtaaatttttaacaattttcataaatactgtaaattcttgtaaatttttataaaatactttcctctgaaactactgggccaagttcattaaagatagagataattgtaagctgcaagaatgttcagtagagtaagatctacaaacacatcaccatcaccaaa is a genomic window of Mytilus trossulus isolate FHL-02 chromosome 1, PNRI_Mtr1.1.1.hap1, whole genome shotgun sequence containing:
- the LOC134705325 gene encoding uncharacterized protein LOC134705325 yields the protein MSEEGSDHDERRATTQHAENSNETELSTDGAISLFTSALNNALEKQKHSLINHFEARLGKSVKATGVDQPEFVFHSEGIKVQYSFNTERLERLAAVESCIKLGNASEVSEIISQEKEIIRKRNKILKIADKHGWDTVKEYLDSPLADNKEDASDLRAAISRASRKRSSKPYSKPESSNSGSRKGEFNSRSFFFVALAKSVIPSSPKQASQKVTSVSIVTSPGTLQGTAPKKGFLQRQLVQQSSRNRTQERPSNKTDTDIDEVEYCFQFVNKYEKKSGQNLINVKGNLRKHALFWKNVLNANDFIMNVINFGYRIPFLSEPPTIFLSNNRSALKHSEFVENSIEELLTKECIKEVNRPFVVNPLTVSVNSTGKERLVLDLRHVNKFVEKQKVKFEGVKEAMTFVNFSGFGFKFDLKSGYHHIEIHPDHQKYLGFSWQYGDTVRYFTFSVLPFGLSSAGHIFTKTVRVLVKYWRSLGFPMVVYLDDGMGTAENFDTCFELSKTVKNDLLLSGFIANTEKSVWEPVQNIDWLGFVWNFTLYFRNIA